A single Triticum dicoccoides isolate Atlit2015 ecotype Zavitan chromosome 2A, WEW_v2.0, whole genome shotgun sequence DNA region contains:
- the LOC119353492 gene encoding 30S ribosomal protein S9, mitochondrial-like — protein MLLRRLLHPSHHLRRGLQTLTTTTNPAAAAAAPSIPHPLSAPLPFRRLPARLLSPRLLSTSGGDDDTRRPWAFTQDSGDPDPFADVDPAAAVPGEAPLGSSAVAEDPWSKDFRAEDSDKADVFEEIYKDAAAAAPSARKAAPAEPWTWDLEGEKDDPFAARKDAAAAARPTARKAAPAEPWTWDMEDEKDDPFAAAVLDVGVEGIADEGAQIEELVDGKEEDAERQRQEDKAREQQLMETLKGPDRAFGDLISASGITEDMIDSLILLKDARGVPGLPPLSEIQDRAIQKMNATSSRAEVERQMQEEIAKARVRQVDEKGRAYGTGKRKCSIARVWIQPGDGKFVVNDKQFDAYFPILDHRADLLRPFTVTKTLGLWDVACTVKGGGVSGQVGAVRLGISRALQNWEPGLRPYLKAAGYLTRDSRVVERKKPGKAKARKSFQWVKR, from the exons ATgctgctccgccgcctcctccacccctcCCACCACCTCCGGCGCGGCCTCCAGACCCTGACCACGACCaccaaccccgccgccgccgccgccgcgccctcgaTCCCGCATCCTCTCTCCGCCCCTCTCCCATTTCGCCGCCTCCCCGCCCGCCTCCTCTCGCCGCGGCTCCTCTCCACCTCTGGCGGCGACGACGACACCAGAAGACCGTGGGCCTTCACGCAGGACTCCGGAGATCCGGACCCCTTCGCCGATgtagaccccgccgccgccgtccccggcGAAGCGCCGCTAGGGTCGAGCGCCGTCGCCGAGGACCCGTGGTCGAAGGACTTCCGCGCGGAGGACAGCGACAAGGCCGACGTGTTCGAGGAGATCTACAAGGATGCGGCCGCGGCAGCGCCTTCCGCGAGGAAGGCGGCCCCGGCCGAGCCGTGGACGTGGGATTTGGAGGGTGAGAAAGACGATCCGTTCGCCGCGAGAAAGGATGCCGCCGCGGCAGCGCGGCCTACCGCGAGAAAGGCGGCCCCGGCCGAGCCGTGGACGTGGGATATGGAGGATGAGAAAGACGATCCGTTCGCCGCGGCTGTGCTTGATGTGGGGGTTGAGGGGATCGCGGATGAGGGTGCCCAGATCGAGGAGCTTGTTGATGGGAAAGAAGAAGATGCGGAGCGTCAGCGGCAGGAGGACAAGGCGAGGGAGCAGCAGCTGATGGAAACTCTCAAAG GTCCGGATCGTGCATTTGGGGATCTCATTTCTGCCTCTGGGATTACAGAGGATATGATTGACAGTTTGATCCTCTTGAAGGATGCCAGGGGAGTACCAGGATTGCCTCCTCTAAGTGAAATACAAGATAGAGCTATCCAGAAAATGAATGCAACATCAAGCAGGGCTGAAGTAGAACGCCAAATGCAAGAGGAAATTGCTAAGGCACGTGTGAGACAAGTTGATGAGAAAGGAAGGGCTTATGGTACAGGTAAAAGGAAGTGCAGCATTGCCCGTGTTTGGATTCAGCCTGGTGATGGCAAGTTTGTTGTCAACGACAAGCAGTTTGATGCTTACTTCCCAATTCTGGACCATCGAGCTGATCTTCTTCGGCCATTTACTGTGACCAAGACGTTGGGGCTTTGGGATGTAGCTTGTACTGTGAAAGGTGGTGGTGTTTCAG GTCAAGTTGGAGCTGTGCGCCTAGGGATCAGCAGAGCCTTACAGAACTGGGAACCAGGACTACGCCCATATCTCAAAGCAG CTGGATATTTAACCAGAGATTCGCGTGTGGTCGAAAGGAAGAAGCCTGGAAAGGCAAAGGCAAGGAAGAGCTTCCAATGGGTCAAGCGTTAA
- the LOC119353494 gene encoding uncharacterized protein LOC119353494, whose translation MALRSLLTKVPALGLRSRGPVHALSPPPAARLLSSGGPGGQIISEGSPTTIYSEEVKALETDCERLQEKIHRDMDSFSELLRSDAEYYRRLTKQLKMVDTACGAAIVLGVSAAVFMTVI comes from the exons ATGGCGCTGCGTTCTCTGCTGACGAAGGTGCCGGCCCTTGGTCTCAGGTCTCGGGGGCCCGTCCACGCGCTCTCGCCGCCGCCGGCTGCTCGGCTTTTGTCCAGTGGTGGTCCG GGGGGACAAATCATTTCTGAAGGAAGTCCTACTACCATATATtctgaagaagtaaaagccctggaAACAGACTGCGAAAGGCTCCAGGAGAAGATACACAGGGACATGGATAGTTTTTCTGAACTTCTGAG GTCTGATGCTGAATATTATCGAAGGCTTACCAAGCAACTTAAAATGGTGGACACTGCATGTGGTGCTgctatagtcctgggtgtgtcggcAGCAGTTTTTATGACGGTTATTTGA